One segment of Panicum virgatum strain AP13 chromosome 3K, P.virgatum_v5, whole genome shotgun sequence DNA contains the following:
- the LOC120700017 gene encoding disease resistance protein RGA4-like has protein sequence MESAAVGAFLKSVMGRLFLLLEKEYSKHRGLAQEAASIQHDLRMIAAAMDDQLGALGRHERNAVARLYSAEILDLAHDIEDCVDRFTHRLRCKHRGGAAGAASSLAHRVAHGLKKIQSRSSYADEIHKLKRRLTEARQRVIDSAPVGRPGVSPPSVMLDASKPCRAVTRSPVGMEKPTEEVLSLLREVDGEPRQLRVISIVGFGGSGKTTLARAVYDSPHAKETFHCRAWVSAAGTSPEISQRIKAILSDILQQVLPKDSMDLDADNNNLEADLKEYLSDKRYLIVIDGVQMDEWRAVNSAFVDSSTGSRMILTTTIQSVANVCSHGNGYVYQMDTLGEEDSKKLAFPGIRSPELEHGSAALLGKCDGLPLALVSVSDYLKSSVEPTGELCAKLCRNLGSHLKENHGHESFSDLRKVLLDNYDSLAGYALSCFLYLGIFPRNRPLKRKVVTRRWLAEGYARTESLRDEQDIADENFNKLVDWNIIRPIDTRNNSQVKTCRTHGIMHEFVLHKSLSHRFIMMLSPDHPWPGANANNARHLSVQDGKLIECMASDEELSRVRSLTVFGDAGGAISFVRKCKLIRVLDLEECSDLKDHDLKHICKLWHLKYLILGGTIHELPRCIDGLHCLETLDLRRTKIKSLPVEAIQLPHLTHLFGNKLMLDKDDLKNVNKMSKLEKFLSGKKSNLQTLAGFVADDSKGLICSKKEDSKGFLQLTMNMYKLRKLKIWCKRVANRDSYMSDLSKAIQKLTKVPIDRRNDCSLSLDFEETDEAFPSQLNLEPCSEGSKYDLRSLKLQGKLLMLPPFVTLLSGLTDLCISSATLTQGLLSALANLGKLLYLKLIADLLEGFEIKHGAFPSLRRLSFQVQSLALASPTIEQGSLPNLVSLQLLCRDLVVHLQGMDIRHFKHLKEVTIDAEVTAQERQHWEHAAKKHPNRPRVMLVKTANQAESEELGLGPCAMREKRKRCPAEPSLDDTLDSSLKKMRLSESSSWSQAIVHPVMGADTMASSSTAIPLHADESSGWMQQHSCS, from the exons ATGGAGTCCGCGGCAGTGGGAGCTTTCTTGAAGAGCGTGATGGGAAGGCTCTTCCTGCTGCTGGAGAAGGAGTACAGCAAGCACAGGGGCCTCGCGCAAGAAGCTGCGTCCATCCAGCACGACCTCCGCAtgatcgccgccgccatggatgaCCAGCTCGGCGCCCTGGGGAGGCACGAGCGCAACGCCGTCGCGAGGCTGTACAGCGCCGAGATTCTTGACCTGGCGCACGACATCGAGGACTGCGTTGACCGCTTCACGCATCGCCTCAGGTGCaagcaccgcggcggcgccgccggggcggcGTCTTCCTTGGCGCATCGGGTGGCTCACGGGCTGAAGAAAATTCAGAGCCGTTCAAGCTACGCCGACGAGATCCACAAGCTCAAGAGGCGCCTGACGGAGGCGCGGCAACGGGTCATCGACTCTGCTCCTGTTGGCCGGCCCGGCGTATCTCCGCCGTCCGTGATGCTCGACGCCTCCAAGCCGTGCCGCGCCGTCACGCGCAGCCCGGTGGGCATGGAGAAGCCCACGGAGGAGGTGCTGTCGCTGCTGCGCGAGGTGGACGGTGAGCCGCGGCAGCTGAGGGTGATCTCCATCGTTGGGTTCGGCGGCTCGGGGAAGACCACCCTTGCAAGGGCAGTCTACGACAGCCCTCATGCCAAGGAAACCTTCCACTGTCGTGCTTGGGTTTCCGCCGCCGGCACCTCGCCGGAGATTAGCCAGCGGATTAAGGCCATCCTGAGTGATATACTCCAGCAAGTTCTTCCCAAGGACAGCATGGATTTGGATGCTGACAACAACAATCTTGAGGCCGATCTCAAGGAATACCTCAGTGACAAGAG GTACTTGATTGTCATTGATGGCGTCCAAATGGATGAGTGGAGAGCCGTAAACTCAGCCTTTGTTGATAGCAGTACAGGCAGCAGAATGATACTGACGACAACTATTCAGTCGGTTGCTAATGTGTGCAGTCATGGAAATGGTTATGTCTACCAAATGGACACCCTTGGGGAAGAAGACTCAAAGAAGTTAGCCTTTCCGGGGATCAGGTCACCTGAGTTGGAGCACGGTTCAGCGGCGCTGCTGGGAAAATGTGATGGCCTTCCACTTGCTCTGGTCAGTGTTTCCGACTATCTGAAGAGTTCAGTTGAGCCCACAGGGGAGCTTTGTGCAAAGCTATGCCGCAACCTTGGTTCTCATCTGAAGGAAAACCATGGCCATGAAAGCTTTTCAGACCTAAGGAAGGTTCTTCTGGACAACTATGACAGTTTAGCTGGCTATGCTCTGAGTTGCTTCCTGTATCTTGGGATATTCCCGAGGAATCGTCCACTCAAGAGAAAAGTTGTAACAAGGCGGTGGTTAGCTGAAGGGTATGCTCGAACTGAATCTCTTCGTGATGAGCAGGACATTGCAGATGAGAACTTCAATAAGCTTGTTGATTGGAATATCATTCGGCCTATCGACACAAGAAACAATTCACAAGTGAAGACTTGCAGAACTCATGGGATCATGCATGAGTTTGTACTCCATAAGTCCTTGTCGCATAGGTTCATCATGATGCTGTCTCCTGATCATCCATGGCCTGGGGCCAATGCCAACAATGCAAGGCACCTATCTGTCCAAGATGGCAAACTGATAGAGTGCATGGCATCTGATGAAGAGTTGTCACGTGTTCGATCTCTGACAGTCTTTGGGGATGCAGGTGGAGCCATTTCTTTTGTTCGCAAGTGTAAACTGATACGAGTCTTGGATCTGGAAGAATGCAGTGATTTGAAAGACCATGATCTCAAGCACATCTGCAAATTATGGCATCTGAAATACCTGATCTTAGGAGGCACTATCCATGAGCTTCCGAGGTGCATTGATGGGCTGCACTGTTTAGAGACACTGGATTTAAGGAGAACAAAGATAAAATCACTGCCCGTCGAGGCCATTCAACTGCCACACTTAACTCACCTGTTTGGAAATAAACTTATGCTTGATAAGGATGacttgaagaatgtgaacaaGATGAGTAAACTAGAAAAGTTTTTATCTGGAAAAAAGAGTAACTTGCAGACTTTAGCAGGATTTGTCGCTGATGATAGCAAAGGTTTGATTTGTTCAAAAAAGGAAGATAGCAAAGGTTTTCTGCAGCTTACTATGAATATGTATAAACTGAGGAAGCTTAAGATATGGTGCAAGCGTGTTGCCAACAGAGATAGTTATATGAGTGACCTTTCAAAAGCCATTCAGAAATTGACAAAGGTCCCAATCGACAGACGCAATGATTGTTCTCTGTCACTTGATTTCGAAGAAACCGACGAAGCTTTTCCGAGTCAACTTAATTTGGAACCATGCTCTGAGGGTTCCAAATATGATCTAAGGTCACTAAAGCTGCAAGGCAAGTTGCTTATGCTGCCTCCATTTGTTACGCTGCTGTCAGGTCTCACTGATCTGTGCATCTCATCAGCTACCCTGACACAGGGTCTTCTATCAGCGCTGGCAAATTTGGGCAAATTGCTCTACCTGAAACTGATTGCAGACCTGCTTGAAGGTTTTGAAATAAAACATGGGGCATTCCCAAGTCTGCGACGCCTCAGCTTTCAGGTGCAGAGCCTCGCTTTAGCTTCGCCAACCATTGAACAAGGATCTCTGCCAAACCTCGTCTCACTTCAGCTTCTCTGTCGAGATTTGGTGGTTCATCTTCAAGGCATGGATATCAGGCACTTCAAACATCTCAAGGAAGTCACAATTGATGCTGAGGTGACTGCACAAGAAAGACAACATTGGGAACATGCAGCAAAGAAACACCCAAATAGGCCAAGAGTAATGTTGGTCAAAACAGCCAATCAGGCTGAAAGCGAGGAACTGGGATTGGGACCGTGTGCCATGAGGGAGAAGCGAAAAAGATGTCCAGCTGAACCAAGTTTGGATGACACACTAGATTCTAGTCTTAAGAAGATGAGACTTTCAGAGTCATCTTCTTGGTCTCAGGCAATTGTCCATCCGGTGATGGGAGCAGACACAATGGCATCATCCAGTACTGCTATTCCTCTTCATGCTGATGAATCTAGTGGTTGGATGCAGCAGCACAGCTGTTCTTAA